taggtacataacCCTGAAACCATGGCATTACAAATTATAAAGTACAGTTACTTGCAATAATATCTTATGCGATGAAGCGCGCATGACACGGTATGACACACCCTGCAACTCCTTAAAAGTAttaaatagtagtagtagtagtagtagtagacactttattgcacaaaacaagtacataacacagagagaaaacagtaaatgtgtacaaaggcgaacttatcccgttaagggatctcttccagctaaccaaTAAGCAGCAGCTAAGTAATAGTAATACATTAAATAATCCAGAAAATACACGGTTATATAGATACACGAGAATATAATTCTACATGACTCGTAGGTATCGTATCCATCTTTTGGGACTCTTTTTTGTTTCGATTTTCTGCACACGTTTGAATGGCCAATCAAGCCTTAGGCCTTACAAAGAAATGCTTTGTTTTGAGCCGCCAAAGTGAAGTGCAGCACAATGAAGTGATGTGTCATTCTTTCGTCACGTCTTATGTCACGCTGCAAACCACGACAGTTATTGACGTTATTGTCGGCATCGGATCGGATCGGATCTAAGGAAGAGATTATATAGATATAATAAAAGTAGATAGTAATCTCAAGTTTTTCTGGCTTGTTATATATTTCTGTCATACAGATCTACATGTTTAATGTTACGTCTATTGTGTCGCCAACAATAACTACCTATTGCATTCATGAGAACACTGGGAACTGGAAATGGTAACAATACGCGGTTATTAAATCATAATTCGTTTTTGTTTGACTTTACTGTCTGTCTTTACCCGTGCTCTGATTGTCTGAAGATTTCAGATAAAGCTACAGATGTATAGTGCATaggtaattgttttccttcagcAGGTAGCAGGGGAATGAAAGGTAGACAGCTAAAagtcaaattattattttcccGAAcctattacaaaatatttttgttcTGACAAACAAAACAAGACTTTTTTCTATCAGTTTtacccgctggttttaccagtggaTCGACTTGAAGATGTTTGGCTCGATTATGATACCAATATCGTTGCCCATAGATTTGAGCTAGTATTTTGAGTAAAATTCATCATCAAAACAAAATCCTAAACCTCTTTCTCTCTTTACAGATTTCAACACaacaagatatatacatacATCGGCGAGGTCCTTGTGTCTGTCAACCCGTACAAGACGCTCGACATCTATAATGCCCAGCACATGGCTCAATACAGAGGCAGAGAGATGTTCGAGGTGCCTCCTCATGTGTACGCTGTCGCGGACGCGTGTCAACGCGTACTTAGACAACAGGTCAGTTATACAACCCGTACAAGACGCTCGACATCTACAATGCCCAGCACATGGCTCAATACAGAGGCAGAGAGATGTTTGAGGTGCCTCCTCATGTGTACGCTGTCGCGGACGCGTGTCAACGCGTACTTAGACAACAGGTCAGTTATACAACCCGTCCAAGACGCTCGACATCTACAATGCCCAGCACATGGCTCAATACAGAGGCAGAGAGATGTTTGAGGTGCCTCCTCATGTGTACGCTGCCGCGGACGCGTGTCAACGCGTACTTAGACAACAGGTCAGTTATACAACCCGTACAAGACGCTCGACATCTACAATGCCCAGCACATGGCTCAATACAGAGGCAGAGAGATGTTTGAGGTGCCTCCTCATGTGTACACTGTCGCGGACGCGTGTCAACGCGTACTTAGACAACAGGTCAGTTATACAACCCGTACAAGACGCTCGACATCTACAATGCCCAGCACATGGCTCAATACAGAGGCAGAGAGATGATTGAGGTGCCTCCTCATGTGTACGCTGTCGCGGACGCGTGTCAACGCGTACTTAGACAACAGGTCAGTTATACAACCCGTACAAGACGCTCGACATCTACAATGCCCAGCACATGGCTCAATACAGAGGCAGAGAGATGTTTGAGGTGCCTCCTCATGTGTACGCTGTCGCGGACGCGTGTCAACGCGTACTTAGACAACAGGTTAGTTATACAACCCGTACAAGACGCTCGACATCTACAATGCCCAGCACATGGCTCAATACAGAGGCAGAGAGATGTTTGAGGTGCCTCCTCATGTGTACGCTGTCGCGGACGCGTGTCAACGCGTACTTAGACAACAGGTCAGTTATACAACCCGTACAAGACGCTCGACATCTACAATGCCCAGCACATGGCTCAATACAGAGGCAGAGAGATGTTTGAGGTACCTCCTCATGTGTACGCTGTCGCGGACGCATGTCAACGCGTACTTAGACAACAGGTCAGTTATACAACCCGTACAAGACGCTCGACATCTACAATGCCCAGCACATGGCTCAATACAGAGGCAGAGAGATGTTCGAGGTGCCTCCTCATGTGTACGCTGTCGCGGACGCGTGTCAACGCGTACTTAGACAACAGGTCAGTTATACAACCCGTACAAGACGCTCGACATCTACAATGCCCAGCACATGGCTCAATACAGAGGCAGAGAGATGTTTGAGGTGCCTCCTCATGTGTACACTGTCGCGGACGCGTGTCAACGCGTACTTAGACAACAGGTCAGTTATACAACCCGTACAAGACGCTCGACATCTACAATGCCCAGCACATGGCTCAATACAGAGGCAGAGAGATGATTGAGGTGCCTCCTCATGTGTACGCTGTCGCGGACGCGTGTCAACGCGTACTTAGACAACAGGTCAGTTATACAACCCGTACAAGACGCTCGACATCTACAATGCCCAGCACATGGCTCAATACAGAGGCAGAGAGATGTTTGAGGTGCCTCCTCATGTGTACGCTGTCGCGGACGCGTGTCAACGCGTACTTAGACAACAGGTTAGTTATACAACCCGTACAAGACGCTCGACATCTACAATGCCCAGCACATGGCTCAATACAGAGGCAGAGAGATGTTTGAGGTGCCTCCTCATGTGTACGCTGTCGCGGACGCGTGTCAACGCGTACTTAGACAACAGGTCAGTTATACAACCCGTACAAGACGCTCGACATCTACAATGCCCAGCACATGGCTCAATACAGAGGCAGAGAGATGTTTGAGGTACCTCCTCATGTGTACGCTGTCGCGGACGCATGTCAACGCGTACTTAGACAACAGGTCAGTTATACAACCCGTACAAGACGCTCGACATCTACAATGCCCAGCACATGGCTCAATACAGAGGCAGAGAGATGTTCGAGGTGCCTCCTCATGTGTACGCTGTCGCGGACGCGTGTCAACGCGTACTTAGACAACAGGTCAGTTATACAACCCGTACAAGACGCTCGACATCTACAATGCCCAGCACATGGCTTAATACAGAGGCAGAGAGATGTTTGAGGTGCCTCCTCATGTGTACGCTGTCGCCGACGCGTGTCAACGCGTACTTAGACAACAGGTCAGTAAAGATACGTTCTCTAAGCAGCAGATCTGCTCTAAGATGCAGAATTCAATGATCGGTAGGCATGATGCTGACCGCTCTTATACACCATAAAGTTACTGAGAATCATGTCGGATCGCCATGCAAAGTACCTACCGCGGTAATCGCACGGCTAAAAAATGGGCTTGGTCTATTTAACAGTGCTGATGATTTGATGAAGCATTTCAGGGCCTACTAAGGACACCCGTAGTACGTCTATGCGTGTAAAAGCTCATTTAAACGCTGCCTTAATTATTGGCATAGTTTTCTTAAACTTGGAAGACTCGGTATTTTAATATTCTAATTGCGTCAAGATAGGTGGCACGCgtcatttaaaaatttaaaaaattgtgacACCAAACATTACGTTATGCGTTTGTGTAAGCGAATTCGAAGGGCGAGCgtgtaaaagataattaattagTTAAACTCTGAATGGGGTGTGTTTTATAGGGTGGGCTTGTGCCAGTTATGGTCTAATGACGACGCGGCTCATTTTGATAAACTGGAATTTATTGTATCTTTTTTTTCGCTTTATATAAATAGTAGATAACACCGGCCACCTTTCCAACAAGTGGTGTAGAGTAGACACTAGTTTTACTAAAGCGACCATCTATCTATCTTTCATCTTAGagattcataaataaatatttacaatacaagAAGATAATAAGTGCACCAACAGTAGCAATTTCCAGTACACATTGTACTTATGTATGCGCAGCAGAAACATTTTCATACTTGTATGTATTGTTTTGCTTATGGTGGTGTGAAGTAGGTAAATGTAGTTTGTAATAATGTGTTAGCCCTACCTATAGGTAGCATGAGTTAATGGCCTCTACCAATGCGTACTAAATATTTAATGTTTCAATACCTATCCTATAGGTACTATCAGATACCTAATAGTATTGAGTAGAAcaataaggcccacttgcaccattccactaacccggggttaactggttaaaccagAAGTTACcacggttaccagtacaattcgacactgggttgacggttaaaccgctgaaccccgggttagtgggatggtgcaagcggGCCTAAGAATCGTAATCGATGCGTGACATAAACGAATGACACGCATTCATTATCGAATCATTGTCACTCTTTCATCAAATGATTTGTCACCAAACCCCGAACGGAATTGACATAACTAAATCGATATGTCGGTATCGCTGACACATATAGTTTGACTCCAGTGCATGCCCTTTTATACGGTAGCATCCCTCTGTAAAGGTCCTTTAAAGGATGTTTAAAGGTCGCCAGGACGAAGCACTCGTCCCGCGAGCCCTTTCGTCCTTTGTCGTGTAGGTAAGCGATATTTTATAAAGCATTTTTATTGTCTCACTTGAGTACCTATTTAGtttaaaatgaaacttaaaagTAACATAAGACGATATGACCAGAGCGTATATAGATAAAATGCAAACGAGAGTAGATATTATTTCGTTAGTTATTCGTTTGCATATTTCTACGTTCTTCATGGGATCGAGCACTTTATATTAGCGATATAGACAGTCTtaatcgatattaaactttcgtgagacatattttaaattatttatacgacaacggtttcactctagcctgaggaaggacccccgacgggcccgaaacatgtcgccaatagcgactaaaaattcaagtaagtgaaaccgttgtcgtataaacaatttataGACAGTCTTCGTTATATCGAATGACCAAGAaatttcgtcgggtgacaagcaaaagtcactaagtactatcaaaaaattaaagtaacaatgcactttaatACACTTgcaacacggtttattgtccaataatttcaatggtgttagttagtgacttttgcttgtcacccgacgatttatTACCTTTATCAGGTATGTCTAGCGACTCCAGCGGTTTTTGAGAGTGAGTGTCAGCGTGGTCTTTTAGAGACCATTTTCATTCTGTTAATGTTTAATTTCTGAATCATCGGCCCTGCGATTTTCGGCGATTTTATATATTAAGTAACATGGTTCCTGTTATTTCAAATCTCCTTTCCAAATGGACCCACCAATCTTCGAAAGAGATCAGCACGTCAATGCATCCAGCGGTATCGTCTGTGCGTTTCCCCGAGCAGTTAAATCAGTCACGGCACTGTTTCGTGCCAATCTCCATTGTCCTCCGCCGTAAATGCACATTGCTGGCCGGCGTGCCGTGCCGACAAAGTCGTAAACTCGAGGGCCCTAAAGCATTTTACGGTCAGTGAAGGTATGTTAACGCCTATATTGCTTACAATGTGGTTTATGGAAATGTAAATGGTGCATTGTATATACAAGAGTAAAGACGAAGGAGTTATTAAGTTTTCCATATTCTATCTACCTACTTTGCCACGAGATACCTCACTCAACGATAAGTATTTTTAAAGGTTTTCCATTAAATTGTCCAATCTTATGGCACACCCAGATTTCCTCTCGAGATAATGGTAATGATTTTAACCATCAGAACATATTCCCACCGACCAAGATCTAATAAAATAACCCACAGCGAGTGACGAAACTAAGAATAAATGCAGTAATGGTTGTTCACCAAAtgctgtaagtaggtacttaaacttACTGTTCATCATCCTCATCGTATTAActgaaagacgtccactgctgaacaaaGCCCTGCTTCAGACCCTCAATGATCTCCACAACGGCCGGTCATGTGCTGACCTCATCCAACGTGTCCCTGCGGTTTTGACCAGATCGCAGGCAGGGCACATTGCTCGGAGAACTGATGGCCGTTGGGGCAGAAAGGTTCTTGAGTGGTGACCACGGACCGAAAAATTAACTgttgaaataaatatttctggACTGTGTCTTCTTTAAACACAACCACCGTAATTTCTTTATCCAACGAGAACCACTGTATTTCTGACTGTATTGTTAATAATTTCGTTTTTGTTTCAGGGCAAAGACACATGCGTGCTCATATCGGGCGAGTCGGGAGCAGGCAAGACAGAGGCATCGAAGTTTATAATGAAGTACATCGCCGCCAATACCACACAGGTCCACAGGGATTACATAGACAGGTATATTTGTAAATTAAAGGAAATATTCACCGCTCCCGGCAAGACTCGAACTTGCAACTTTTTGGAACACTGTTCTAATCGCTCTTAATCATCGGAACTACCGAAGCCCTCCAGAAATACtagacctgctagcatgagttgcgttctcacgcgcaactccatacatctagctAGCGCGATTTCAAGTATGAACTCGCGTGCGAAAACCAAACTCATGCTAGCCGGTGAGAAGCGcgcgaatctttccattccttctTTTTCCTTATAGAGAGGCGGTGAATGTTTAAATGTATCCTTTCATTTAAAAGAATGTGTGTACCTAATGTACCTATCCCTTGCAGACGTATCTACTGGATAAAGAATAGTCACTAAGATAGGTGTCAGTTTTTCTGAAACTGCTCAAAATGGGTAGGTACACAACACAAAAATCAATGATTTGTTTACAAAATGTAATGTGTTCGTGATGAAATTAGAACCAGGCTTAACCAATCTCATAATAATAAGGGTTGGTTGACATACTTCGGGTAAAAAATCCCAAAAGCAAACTTTCCTAGCTTATTGCAGCAAGTTTTAGTACTTGTGGAAAAAACTTGAACAAAATGCAAACTCGTTATTTCTCTGCAATTTACAAGTTATCTTTTAGAATAAATATGAGGCACTCGACGACTCGAAAACGTATTTCCTTTAGTTACTTTCATTGACAATATCTTCTTATGCAGAGTCAAGAACGTGCTCATCCAATCCAACTCAATCCTGGAGACATTCGGCAACGCGAAGACCACTCGCAACGACAACTCGTCCCGGTTCGGAAAATACATGGACATCCACTTCGACTACAAGGGTGACCCAGTCGGTGGGCATATCAGCAACTACCTGTTAGAGAAGAGTAGAGTCGTCAGTCTGCAGCAAGGAGAGAGGAACTTCCATGCCTTCTATCAGGTAAATACCGACGGAATACCGAGGTCTAGAGTCCGATGATGCTACGTTTCATGCCAActgctacgtcaagtatggcGCCCTTATGGGATAGATCACTGCCAGGTCGATGCAAAAGTTCACGATAAATGACGATCCCAATGTTCGGGCAGAAAATTCTGTGGGTACATCTGCAGCGAAATGGACCGACGATTTCGTTACGGTGGAAAAAAATTGTCCGTTTTTAATTCAGAACCTGGAATTCAAGCTCACCAAATCTCAGTTGTCCCTGGAACCGTTTCAATTTCAATACAGCTTTGTATTCTTTTTAGCTTTATCTGTTACATTCAATAAAATAGGCTAAGAAGCAGATAACCTATCTTCATTTGTGTAGGTACGAGTAGTATTTGGTGTACctacaattaaatatttatctatttGTTTTGGACTATTCTGTGTATAAATTACGTTCGGTAGTTCAACGCAGCAATAAAAATGCTGAGACACGTACACAACCATTTCACAAAACAAACTCACATAATATTTGACTATAACATAAATACATTACACAGGTGACTCAGTTCCATAGCGCTATCTCCGATAGCGATAACTTTAATCTGTATCCACTTTGCAGTGAGTTCATATCCTGGAAAACATGAGAATAATACTGTTTAGTTAATACACCTAATATCTAAAGTAGGTAACCTTTTCATCCaatgtgttttagtatttacaACCTTACCACTTCTTTCATTCTAGTGGCTCCGTGAACTATAGACTTCATCAGTCTAAATCTGCCATAAAAACCTGAATCTGCAAATAAATCCATATACATGATTAATATAAtatcgaacctgctcacaaaatatATCTCCTGAATCTGCAAATAAATCCATATACATGATTAATATAAtatcgaacctgctcacaaaatatATCTCACGAGAATGTCTGAGAGCTGCGACCTGTACTTATATAGTACCTTATGTAAAATTGAACCCTAACACTTTAAAATAAAGTTCGAAATCATTGTGAGAACTATTTATTAGGtgcagtcaactgtaaaaatatgggtgcacaaatcatctcaaaaatatgtcccatagctcttatgtcagcgaattaagaactatgggacaaatttttgaataagttggctacactcatatttttacagttgactgtacctaagatGTATGGGGTGAGCACTCTAAGCCAAATTGAGATATTTATCGGACATAGGTTAGTGAGAAGAATAATGTAACTTTAACAAATACGTTTCAGGGTCAATATATCTATCAGTGATCTTCGCCTAAAGTGTCCAAACATTTCAATAGAAAGCTCACTTGATTCTGATTGGTGCAATTGTCGAATTGTGTCAGCCATTGATGCGTATACGCCGATATGTTTACAAACCGATGTTATTGTTGTACTAACATCAAATCTCTGACCAATTGTAAGCCGTATCTCGTTGGAGAAAGGTATACGAATGGTCAAATAGCAGTATCGATTGTCTGTAGCACTTGTTATGTAAACTATTTGTGTTGTATAGATTGGGTTATTTAACTTTTGTAATCTATGCACATAAGCTAATTTCGTCCTAAAACTGAGGATGGTTAGAGTACGTCTAAGCTAATTCTGCATCGACAAAGTATGGAAGTGCCAATATTTACATTTCCTGTTCAAAAATATCCACCACTctctaattaataaataaaaatttggggacaatcttacaacAGATTGACCTAGCCTTAACTACActtaagcaaagcttgtactatgttACTAGGCGACAATTATATGCCTATAAATAAATGCCATACCATCTGGCCTTACCGGAATTCGAACCCAGGATCTCCTGCTTCGtgggcagggtcactaccggctagaaattatatttatatagattcTTCTTGTAAAGCTAGAAAATGATAGATACTTTTAAATCGTAGCCTtatccgctacttttgatgctgagtGTACAAGTTGAACATCATAACATTGTCATGATTACGAATACCAACCGCACGTGCGACACAATGCAGTCGCCGCTGCAGTTATGCACAAATAGCCGCACTCCCCTGACTGCGGTTTCCGTACCACGCTACACAATTAAACAATAGTCCGTGTAGTGCCAGGATGCTTGCGAATTCTTTACAAATAGCAGCAGAGCAAAGAATTTAATAGATTATATCCACGTACAGTgagctgcagagataactggACCCCCTCCAAACAAGTTTCTATGCATATCTCTGCAGCTTATTGTACAACTTCAAATGAAGAAATCCATTCACCATCCATAAAGAATTCGAACTCACCGCTCTATGACGCCGATCCACAGCTGTTCCAATTAAGCTACAATATTATCCAACAGCGGCAAATATTTCCAATAAATCCCTACTACTTTTTCCAATTAATAGTCTTACAGACGTGCTACGTCGTGACTTTACCTTACGTGCCCAACTGTGCCTAAATtctatatgtatattaaaataatgcaTATATTAAGTATTATCAATCTTTACAATATATATTCAATTATCGAACCTGATATGTACTTACCTAGTAAATGGTGTGATACTCTTGTGACCATATATTTCTGTACCTAcaacttacatacaaaatatttCAGCTTATCTCTTTACTTatcggttttcgagttattaatacaataataataatttattacattTACTTCCAGTTACTGAGCACAAACAACCCGCACACGAAAAAGTTCGGCCTAACGACGAACGCGCAATACATGATCTTGGGCAGCGAGCGAGCAACGTCACAAGATTCTAAGCTATATTCTCTAACGAATAGCGCTTTTAATGCCTTGGGCTTCGCGCAGTCCGTGCTTGATGATATTTGGAGTATCGTCGCTGGAGTTATCCTGCTGGTAAGCGGATTTTGAACCCTATTTGTATCAgcttaaatgaatgaatgaatgaaattaatgaaaacatttattttcaggcaacttaTTGGcctatagataaataccttaaaactagcatacatatattacacatatacacatattacaaaatatatcttaaaactaaaaacacaattatggctgcgatgcagttcgcaaccccgcagtgtcagggagccggccgcggaaccgccggaacttgacacccttcggccaaaactcctccttggtgaaggtcgctagatgttcagtcggaacgctcagcacaaaagaattaaaattcacactgtatcgagattccaacttcacgaccctcaggatgaatccggacttggctcgtacatactttacgatctcctcgaccttcgtaaggtagtgtaatcgggacacatacagcagcgtcaTCGGTGTTGCAGGACGCCAGTATTAAATACCATAGGACTTTAAGCTTTATACTGTAACTAACATATGAGTCGCTTAATtttaaactcgggtaaatccatctgtcagattatgcgatatTGGTACTAAGCAAAAGTAATAGGGTAGaaatttgctgagagggtcgaatggatttacccgagtgtgaagttaagcgacacatatatTAAAGTCCTGTAGCCTTGCGCTGTCCGGTTTTGAAGATATTTGGAACTGATGCTCCAAAAATGATTTCTTACGTGTCTTCTTTTTTTTCCAGGGCGAGTTGACATTCACAGAAACACAAGACGGCCAGTTAAAAATCGGGGGCCCAGTGAAACAATGCGTGACCGCTCTAGGGGTCACAGAAGAAGGCCTTCGTGGGGCCATGGTGGGCCGCGTGTTATCCGCCGGCGGTGACCTGGTGTCCAAGGAGCACTCGCTCAGCGACGCTAATTATACTAGATTGGCGCTTGCTAAGGCGGCTTATGATCGTCTTTTCACATGGATTGTACAGCAGGTGGGTCCGGAAGTCGCGTGTTCAAATCCCGGCTCttatcaatgagtttttcggaacttatgtctATTGTAATGAAGTGTTTAGTAATATTGTTATTCGTTGACAGATAAACCGTGCGATTGAGGTCCCAGCCGGCACATACAAGAACACCCTTATCGGAGTACTGGATATCTACGGGTTCGAGATATTCGACACCAACAGTTTCGAGCAGTTCTGCATTAATTACTGCAACGAGAAGCTACAACAACTCTTCATTGGTTAGTTAATGTTACTGGCAAGGTCACATCTTAGCTTATCAGTAGACTAGTACTAGTTAATAAGGTCGCTTATTCCTTACGCAACAAGGTCGCAATCGCAGTCGCTGTCTTAAGTAGTATTTCGAAGGCGTACTTTACTCAAATTCAGTAGAGCCAAAGCATAGTTTTTATGCCTACTATCGTTGTTACAAGTCAAAAATTCGATCTTACGCTTTATTTTCGCGAGCCGGACTGGATAAACTCTCGGGTCTTTTCTAGCCTGCAGGCTGCAGTTTGTGGGCACCTGGTCAAGAACGTTTAGTGCCAGACTTTGGTACTTATAGTGTTTACCATTGTTGGATATCGAATTGTTACCTTTCAGAACTGGTGCTAAAACAGGAGCAGGAGGAATACGCCCGTGAGGGTATCCAGTGGACTCCGATCCAGTACTTCAACAACAGGGTCATCTGCGAGCTGGTGGATGCTCCTCACCAGGGCATCATCTCCGTCATGGACGAAGCCTGTCTTAATCCTACGAAGGTTGGTTCACGTATTTTTTAactgtttgatatttttaactTGATTCCGGTATTTTTTTGAATAATGTCTCCCGATTTCTCGTTAGTTGGATCGCTTTGGAATTATCCTTGAtcctatttttgttttttttttgtgcagATTTCCGACACACAACTATTAGAGGCACTCGACAAACGGCTGGGCTCACACAAACATTACACATCGCGGCAGCTCGCGCCCACAGACAAAAAACTTAAACATGGAGTTGACTTTAGAATCACGTGAGTTCCTACTTTGATACTGCGCTCTCTTTGGTCATTCTTATGAGTGAGGAACAATCTTCAGACTTCGAGGTATTCAAATTAGAGTTACATTTGTTTGAGTtcatttaaaacaaaacaatttacatatattttattacgtaCCCGTTGCAtaaaattctattttatttattttgtacaaaaGAGGATTTTTAAATCGTTTTCCTTAATTTTCCAGACATTATGCGGGCGATGTGACCTATGCAATCACTGGCTTCATGGACAAGAACAAGGATTCCTTATGGCAAGATCTCAAGCGGCTGCTGCACTCATCTTCGAATGCTTCGCTCGCTGACATGTGGCCCGAAGGCGGCGCTCACATACAAAAGGTAAGCTTTCGACATATGTTTAGTGGTCAATGTGGCATCTACGTtagctgtcaaattcgaagcacgaattTGTCTCAATGATTGTTTGATTTTAAATGAAGGAATCAACTGGTTATACAGA
The genomic region above belongs to Cydia splendana chromosome 13, ilCydSple1.2, whole genome shotgun sequence and contains:
- the LOC134796343 gene encoding unconventional myosin ID isoform X2 yields the protein MFEVPPHVYAVADACQRVLRQQGKDTCVLISGESGAGKTEASKFIMKYIAANTTQVHRDYIDRVKNVLIQSNSILETFGNAKTTRNDNSSRFGKYMDIHFDYKGDPVGGHISNYLLEKSRVVSLQQGERNFHAFYQLLSTNNPHTKKFGLTTNAQYMILGSERATSQDSKLYSLTNSAFNALGFAQSVLDDIWSIVAGVILLGELTFTETQDGQLKIGGPVKQCVTALGVTEEGLRGAMVGRVLSAGGDLVSKEHSLSDANYTRLALAKAAYDRLFTWIVQQINRAIEVPAGTYKNTLIGVLDIYGFEIFDTNSFEQFCINYCNEKLQQLFIELVLKQEQEEYAREGIQWTPIQYFNNRVICELVDAPHQGIISVMDEACLNPTKISDTQLLEALDKRLGSHKHYTSRQLAPTDKKLKHGVDFRITHYAGDVTYAITGFMDKNKDSLWQDLKRLLHSSSNASLADMWPEGGAHIQKTSKRPPSAATLFRNSMAALVTGLQSKEPFYVRCVKPNPIQSPNAWDDQLVRHQVAYLGLVENVRVRRAGFASRQRYDRFLKRYKMLSQYTWPNFRGSSDKDAVMVLLKDLQVNDVQYGHTKLFIRSAKTLHGLEAARAALIPSIVVLLQKLWRGTLARMRYKKMKAALTIYNAWKRYCYRRYIVAIQHELHRNRNVIRSWPPAPRRVNSTLIQAAYRRWRAYLTLKPIPRAQWPQLKMKICAASALRSRRRDWGAGRQWLGDYLAEDQYNPRAAVYRSAVASLQKSQQAGAALFSCRVHKFNRYNKLAERCLLITDHSIYKLDANTFKVLKKPTPITEVGAVRVMSSDAQLVVISVPHAKNDLVIGLASDFELVGELVGVLANRYHMLTGSELSVEVESGATTRCTLGGKSRALQLPAPSPSPSSPSSTPATPFTHAHNVITYHPASARA
- the LOC134796343 gene encoding unconventional myosin ID isoform X1; this translates as MAQYRGREMFEVPPHVYAVADACQRVLRQQGKDTCVLISGESGAGKTEASKFIMKYIAANTTQVHRDYIDRVKNVLIQSNSILETFGNAKTTRNDNSSRFGKYMDIHFDYKGDPVGGHISNYLLEKSRVVSLQQGERNFHAFYQLLSTNNPHTKKFGLTTNAQYMILGSERATSQDSKLYSLTNSAFNALGFAQSVLDDIWSIVAGVILLGELTFTETQDGQLKIGGPVKQCVTALGVTEEGLRGAMVGRVLSAGGDLVSKEHSLSDANYTRLALAKAAYDRLFTWIVQQINRAIEVPAGTYKNTLIGVLDIYGFEIFDTNSFEQFCINYCNEKLQQLFIELVLKQEQEEYAREGIQWTPIQYFNNRVICELVDAPHQGIISVMDEACLNPTKISDTQLLEALDKRLGSHKHYTSRQLAPTDKKLKHGVDFRITHYAGDVTYAITGFMDKNKDSLWQDLKRLLHSSSNASLADMWPEGGAHIQKTSKRPPSAATLFRNSMAALVTGLQSKEPFYVRCVKPNPIQSPNAWDDQLVRHQVAYLGLVENVRVRRAGFASRQRYDRFLKRYKMLSQYTWPNFRGSSDKDAVMVLLKDLQVNDVQYGHTKLFIRSAKTLHGLEAARAALIPSIVVLLQKLWRGTLARMRYKKMKAALTIYNAWKRYCYRRYIVAIQHELHRNRNVIRSWPPAPRRVNSTLIQAAYRRWRAYLTLKPIPRAQWPQLKMKICAASALRSRRRDWGAGRQWLGDYLAEDQYNPRAAVYRSAVASLQKSQQAGAALFSCRVHKFNRYNKLAERCLLITDHSIYKLDANTFKVLKKPTPITEVGAVRVMSSDAQLVVISVPHAKNDLVIGLASDFELVGELVGVLANRYHMLTGSELSVEVESGATTRCTLGGKSRALQLPAPSPSPSSPSSTPATPFTHAHNVITYHPASARA